DNA from Thermomicrobium roseum DSM 5159:
CCGCGATGACGCGATCAGTGGGCGTCATCGCGCAGGCCACCCAAATGGCGTCGGCGAAGCGTGCTGCGGCGCTCATAGCAGTAATAACTCCGCCTGTGCCCCGCTTCGTGGCGATCTCGCCGTCGTTGGTCTGGTGGAACTCGACCGGTCCGCGGTTGGAGACGATGATCAAGGTCGAGCGCTCGAGGAGCTCGCGCGCGTAGTCGGGGAGCTGCACGTCCAGCTGACCATCCCGGTGCTGCCCCGCTCGCTGGTGTGCCATCGTTGTCCTCCCCTCTGGTCGTCCCAGCTGTGGTCCGTGGCCAAGTCATGGAGATGTCGTTCCTGGACCGATCGTCGTTCCGACCGCTCCACGGCGACGCATGCTGGTCGGTAGCTAGCCAGATCGTAACATACCCGTCAGCCTGTCTGCCGGTGGCGCGGGTTGGTCGTGGGTCCACGCTCACTGGGTGCCTGCCGTGCCTGGACGTGGGGCTGTCCGAGACAAAATGAGCGACCTGGAACATTCCAGGTCGCTCCAGAATCGTTGGACTCGCGGTGCGGTTACTTCACTTCGAGCTTACCGACCATGCCGAGTTCCTTGTGCCCCGGAACCGTGCACCAAAAGTCGTAGGTGCCCGCCTGGCTCGGTGCCGTGAAGGTGAAGTCGAGCGACTTGCCGGGATCGACGAGCGAAGAAGTCGTCGGATTGATCTGGTCGCAGTGGAAGTCGTGCTGCAGCGTCCCGGCGTTCTTGAGGGTCACGGTCACGCTGGCACCCGGTGAGACAGTGATCGTTGCTGGCTTGTAATAGTATTCGCCCATTTCAATGGTGAGCTTGCCACCGCCGCCACCGCTGGTTCCACCGCCACCACCGCCACCACCACAGGCA
Protein-coding regions in this window:
- a CDS encoding plastocyanin/azurin family copper-binding protein, whose protein sequence is MRRDATERLTRRGFMRRAGAVAIAVPAVSALLAACGGGGGGGGTSGGGGGKLTIEMGEYYYKPATITVSPGASVTVTLKNAGTLQHDFHCDQINPTTSSLVDPGKSLDFTFTAPSQAGTYDFWCTVPGHKELGMVGKLEVK